Part of the Mycoplasma mycoides subsp. mycoides SC str. PG1 genome is shown below.
GATTCTTTATTTAAAAACATTATAGATATAAGAGATTTAAAAATTCAATTACCAGACAATCTTTTAAAACATTTAAAAATAGAAAACATCAAAGATCTAACTGTATTAGAATTACTTCAAATTACAAGTAAGTATGTTAATCAATTTTTAAAAAATAATCCTGATAAGTCACTAACATTTGATTTATCTTCAATTGGATTTATTTTAAAAGCGTTAAGTGCTAGTGTTAATATTACTTATATAGATAATAAAAAAATTACAAATAAGAATTTATTTAAAGCATTATATGATGATTTAGATTCTTTTAATCATAAAAATGATGAAAACAATAAAGGAAGAAAAGAAGAATCGTTTTATAATTGATCATCTATTGTTTTAAATCTTGGTGATGGTATAAAAAGAACTATTGATTTAAAGCAAATAAAAAATGACTTTTCATATTCTCCTTTGCACTTATTATTAGGAATTGATTTAAATAAAGTTCAATATATTAAAAATACTATTGGTTATGCTTTAGCTACTTTGATTGGTGGAATTAATATAACTGATCCAAATTATGAATTAGCTAATCAAAATAGAAAATCAGTAATTACAATTTTTGCTATATTAAACTTTGTTTTACAAAATCAAGAATCTATTTTAAAAAATTTAGAATATCAAAAAGCAGGAATTTATTATAAAAAAGATTCTTGAACAACAAAATTAATAAATAGTAATGATAAAGAAATTAAATATTATTTAATTAGAAATTTAACATCAGAAAGTGAAATTAATAAAAGAGTTGGAAACTGTTTTGAAGTAACATTAACAAATGATAATAATAGTTCTTATTGAAAAATTTCAAATATTGTTGCTTTAGATTATAAAAATTAAAAATAGGAAATTAAATGAAAAAGCTATTAACTATTTTAGGTTCTATTATTTTAATTACAACAACTAGTTTTAGTGTAATTGCTTGTAAGAATATAAAACAGTTAGAATTCAAAAATAAAGAAACTGAAGAAGATAAAAAAGAATCTAAAGAATCAAGGGATGATAAACAAAAAGAAAAAGCTAATGAATCTAAAAATGATTCAAAACCCAATGAACATCCTCAAGGTGATCAACCACATAATGCCCAACCATCTGATTACCTAGAAAAAATAATGAAGAATTAGTAAAAAATAACAAAATGAATTTTGATTTAATTAAAAAATACGGAAAAGAATTTTTTGAATTATTTTCTTCTTTACCTAAAGACAAAGCAAAAAAAATTAGTGAGAATCCCAAGAATACAAACGGTTTAACAGTAGCCGGGAAAATATTGAATGTCTATAAGAAACTAAAAAGCTATTCTAATTTTGATAATTTTCAATATAAGTTAAAAGAAGAACTTAATAAATCAGGGTCTAAATTTTCAGATTCTATTAGTACTTTAGAAAAAGATTGAACCAAAATAGTTAAAGATTATGAAAAAGAAAAAGAAAATATTTTAAAGATTTTAAAAGAAACTGGCAGTCCCGGTTTATTAAATAAAAAGACTTCAATAAAATAAGAAGTCTCCTACGTTTCCCACTTAGTCGCGAAAACACTCAGTTTTCAGCGGCTATATTTTTTTATAAAAAAATATAATTTATTATGCTTTTATGCTTAAATATGATATAATAAAGACGTGAAGAAGTCAAGAAATGATGTAAAAAGACAATGAAGAACATCAATAGCAAGAGTTAAAAAAGGCGAATACTTATCAATTGGAGTGCCAAGATCAGATAACAAAGGTTTTGTATATAGATTAGGATATGGATATTTGCATGAATTAAAACAATATCACGATGATCCGCTAGCAATTATCAAAGCAATTATTGCAAACTTTCCATTGTCTTGAACAAAAGAACAAGCAAGAACTAAATTAGATGAAATTTTTAAAGAGAAAAAAGAAACCAAAAAAGAAGTTTTAGAAAGGTTTAAAGGTTACGAAGTAGTTGAAAAACTATTTGATTATTTCAATATTTTTAATGATTGTTCTCCCACAAAATCGACAACATTAAAAGATGTTGTTTTACAGTTGATTTATCAAAGAATTAAAAATCCAATAAGTGTTTTTAACACTTATAAGACAGCAAAAAAAGAAAAAATAGACACTCATTCAAAAAATTCATTTTATAGATCATTAGACTATATAGCAAAAAACAAAGATGAAATTTTAAGAAATTTAAATGCAAAAATTTGTGCAAATACTAATAGAAAAATTGATGTATTATGATTTGACGCAACAACTACTTATTTTGAAACATTTTCTCGTGAAGGTTATAAAAAACCTGGTTATTCAAAAGATGGAAAATTTAAAGAAGACCAGATTGTTATAGGTATGGCAACTGATGAAAATGGAATACCGTTACACTACAAAATATTTCCAGGAAATGTTGCTGATCCAAATACTTTAATACCATTTATGCTTGAAATTGCAGATATTTATGAAGTTAACAGTGTAACTATAATTGCTGACAAAGGAATGAGTGTTAATAGAAATATTAGATTTTTAGAATCTAAGAATTGAAAATACATAATCTCATACAGAATGAAAGCTGGAAGCAAACAATTTAAAGAGTATATATTAGATGAAAAAGATTATATAAATGATGGTGGTTTGATATACAAAACTCGTGATATTGCATCTTCATACAATAAAAAAAGAATTAATGGACATTTTAGAAGACAAATAATTAGTTTTAGTCAAAAACGAGCAACTAAAGACAAAAACGATAGAGACATTTTAATTCAAAATTTCACTAAGAAAATGAATAAAGATAATCTTGTCTCTTGTGATGATTTAGCGGGATCTAAAAAATATAGATTCTTTAAACCTATAAACAAAGGTGCATTTTATGAACTTGACATAGAAAAAATACAAGAAGATCAAAAATATGATGGATACTATGTTTATGAACAATAGAACAGATTTATCAGTAAAAGAAGTTATTAATTTATATTCAAAACAATGACAAATTGAGTCTAATTTCAAGACATTAAAAGGTAAATTATCTCTTCGTCCAATGTATTTATCAACTTGAAACCATATTGTTGGTTACATTTGTTTATGTTTCATATCATTAGTGTTTTTAAACTACATCATCTACATTTCTAAATTCAAAATTAGGACTGACTGGAAAAAGCAAAATCACTGAGCATAAAGTGATTAATGTTATCAAAGAAGTTAAAGAAATTGAAGTATTTGTAAATAAACAAAAAATCGAAACTATACAAGTGTATAATGATGAGTTACAAGAAAGTTGGCAAACTTATCAAATATTATTAGAGCTTTTAACAAAAGAAAAAGTCACTTAGACATTACATTATAAAAAACATAACTTATGAGATCAAAAATTTACATAAGTATGTTTTCTTGTTTTATGCTTAAACTGGGAAACGTAGGAAAAGAATTCATAAATATATTTATTGATATAACAACATAAGAATAAAAGAAAAATTAAAAGGATTGTCTCCTGTACAATTCAGAAAACAATCCTGTTATAATATTGAAAAATTTTAGTCCGTGTTTATGGTAGCGGGGGGAACATAATTATCCATTTTATATCTCCTTTCTATTTACTTTAATTATATTGCTTATAGTTGATAGTATTTAGTTTACTTAATTTATTACCTATATTAGTTAGAAAAAACATTATGTTTTTTAGATTTTTTTGTATATGGAAATTTTTAAAAAATTACTTTGAATTTCTTAATGTTGCTATTTTAAATTTAAGTACTTGACCTAATTGTTGGTTAGGTTTTTCATATTCTTTTATATAAAAATCATCAGATATTAGACGACCAATTAAATAAACTTGATTCATATTTATCTCCTTATAATCTTTGTAAATATTCTTTTGAATATACAAATAATTTTTCAATCAATTTGTTTGGTATTAAAACACGCTGCTTGTAATTTAAATAATCAAATTTGGTTTTGCTTTGTTTTTTTCATATTTTAACGGTATTTTAATATTAGAATAAAAAGCAGTTGGTTTTAGTGTGAAGTTATCATCTCAGTTGTTGTAATATGTTTTATTTTTATAACCTATAAAATTATGGTAGTGTCGATTAATTAGAAAATCTCATAATTTGCTAGTTAGTGGATTTTCAATAATTCAAATTTTAGGATTAAAATGTTTGATTATTTTAACTACTGCTCCAGCTGTTGCGTTTTAGTTGTTTTATAAGATTAAAATTTATTAATGATAAATCTATTAAATGATAATTTAATTCATTTGTTTTATCATTTATTCCAGCTGAATAAACTTCAAAATTATCATTATCTTTTAAAGCATTAAATGCTTATTTTAGAACTAATAAATTTGCTCATAATTTTAATTCCTTAATTTAAAATGAGTATCCTTAGTTTTTGTTTAAGTTTTTTTGACGTTTTGATTCTAATAAGTATTAAATAAATAAACATTATATATCACTACATTTATATAGTCTTGTTCATTTGAACTAATATAGTGATTTAACAAATCATCATAAAATAAAATTTCATTTTCTTTAAACTAGGACAAAATATTTGTTTTTTAGTATTATTTTATTCAATATCAACAACAGTTAAACTTAAAGGTTTACCACCATATAATTCATCAAATTTTGCTTTATCAGATTTAAGATTATCTTTATATGTTATTATAGAGGCTTCAATGTATTTATCAAAATCAAAACTTTTACTTTCTGTTGTATTTTTAGCTAGTTTAGGATATATATAAATATAATTATAAACATCTACAGTTTTAGTGCCTTTATTAATATTAACTTTAAAAATAATATTATTTGAACTTAAAAGGTGTACTACTATTTCATTATTTGAATCTTCTTGAATTCTATATTGTGAAAATTTATTTGATTTTAATTTTCTAAAAGCACCAAATTCTAAACTATTTTTTTGTGTTTGATCACCTGTGATATTATTTTGAATTTGATCGTTTTCATTGTACATAACATATATAAATCTATCAATATTAAACAATGTCCATAATCAATTTTTTGAAAATAAATCCTTTATTACTTCTTGTTTGTGATATTTTCATGCATACGGTTTTTTTTGTGGATCAGAAGCCGCATCACGAAAATGATTAGAAAATATATTATTTGCATAAAACAGCGCTTCTTTTGCCGTATTAAAATAATTATTTTTATCTAGTTCTTTTTGTTCTTCAATATATTTTTTCTTTGCATCGGTATCGTTTTTATTAGGATAAATAGCATTTAAAATATAATCTATATATTCAAATTTTGTAAAAGTATCTCATTTAGATTCAGATTTGTCTTGTTTTAAAAGAATTTGATTATTTGATATTTGAGTTGTTTGTTTAATTTTTAAGTATGGTAATAAAATCATGAGAAAAGAGATTAAAAATACTGTAAATATTATCAAAACAAGTATATATTTTTTATTTTTCATTTTTCTTTTCCTCTTTTAAAGTTAAAATAGAATCTCATGCTAATCCATACTCTCCAACTATATCTCTTTCAAATTTCTTATAACCTTCTTCATTATGATGATATAAAGCAACGTGAATGGTATCAGAAATTGTTTGAACACTAATTCTTTCTGTATTAGAATCTGGAAAGAAAATTATCTTATCAAATTTTACTTCATATTTTTGTTTTTCTTGTCTTAATTTAGACACAATAATTCTAAAAATAATTTTAGATTGTCTTATATATAAAAAGTTATTATCACTATGATTTGATTCTTCACCAATTTGAAAATTATCAAAATACTTGTTTTCTATTGAAAAATTTGTTTTACTTGGTTTTTTATTTTGAACTTTATCTAAAAAATTTCTTGTATGTTCAGCTTCTGTTTTTTTATCTTTTTCAAAATATCAATATTTATGAAAATTTAAATTAAATTTTTCAATATTTGAAATTGTAAATAGTCAATTTTTATTAAAAAATTCTTTTAAATTAGAATAATTATCAAAAGACATATCATGTAAATATTTATCACTTAATTTTTTAACTTCTTCTAATAATTCTTTTTCTTTTTTTTGAGATTCTACAAAAATTA
Proteins encoded:
- a CDS encoding lipoprotein; amino-acid sequence: MKKLLTILGSIILITTTSFSVIACKNIKQLEFKNKETEEDKKESKESRDDKQKEKANESKNDSKPNEHPQGDQPHNAQPSDYLEKIMKN
- a CDS encoding aromatic motif membrane protein; its protein translation is MKNKKYILVLIIFTVFLISFLMILLPYLKIKQTTQISNNQILLKQDKSESKWDTFTKFEYIDYILNAIYPNKNDTDAKKKYIEEQKELDKNNYFNTAKEALFYANNIFSNHFRDAASDPQKKPYAWKYHKQEVIKDLFSKNWLWTLFNIDRFIYVMYNENDQIQNNITGDQTQKNSLEFGAFRKLKSNKFSQYRIQEDSNNEIVVHLLSSNNIIFKVNINKGTKTVDVYNYIYIYPKLAKNTTESKSFDFDKYIEASIITYKDNLKSDKAKFDELYGGKPLSLTVVDIE
- a CDS encoding aromatic motif membrane protein translates to MDKKKKIIIGFSLFLAAIQIIILPVALFYSIKGNPNELLLKIPTGFEVSGVDYNSKAEKTKSIINNIKNLVFGNNKNEELIFVESQKKEKELLEEVKKLSDKYLHDMSFDNYSNLKEFFNKNWLFTISNIEKFNLNFHKYWYFEKDKKTEAEHTRNFLDKVQNKKPSKTNFSIENKYFDNFQIGEESNHSDNNFLYIRQSKIIFRIIVSKLRQEKQKYEVKFDKIIFFPDSNTERISVQTISDTIHVALYHHNEEGYKKFERDIVGEYGLAWDSILTLKEEKKNEK